The segment AATTAGGAACAGATGGTAATTTCGACTACCTGCATCCCCATACCTTTGTCTGTGAAAGGTAGGTCTGACTTATTCTTAAGAAACAGAGAGCATTTTAAAGGAAATCTGTAGAAGTTGGACTCCTTCACTAGTTACTATATTAAATCAGTGTAAATGGGCGTGAAAGGTTATGTCTAAATTATCTTATATTAAAGATGCAAATGATACATCTGAGTTCTTGTCTTTACTCTTTTGGGTTTTTTGGGTGTCACCTCCCTTTACTTACTAATAGAATATTCATAGAGGCTGCAGTCTGTGTCATTATACAGATATTTTCTCTGGATTCCAAgaagatatattttataaatatctaGTATGTAGTTAGTCATCATTCCCAAAATATTCCTTACATTTTGCCTTGCTgaaagtttcttcttttttttcccttctacttCTACTTCTTCTGAGGCAATTCTAACTTTATATTCAACGTATGTCTCTGACCTCATGCCTTCAATAATCCTTTCCTAGTTTCTTTCCTCTCACCAACATGTGGGCCATGATCCCTAGAacataaaattgcattttgagCATAATAGGCAAACAGTGAGCATTTATTGAATTGAATCAGTagaaatatgtaaataatttaaaatgtgttttatgaAGTATGGAGTTTTTCACTCCAAAATTAAGCCAAAATGGACTTTTACTCTGTGTGATGGTTGTGGTAAATGATGGAATCAAAACTTACACAtgattcttaaaaattataaaattacctCACCAACTTATGAGATAGGGCaagcattatctccattttacaggtggataTGCTGAGGCAGGGGAAGACTAAATTAATTCCTTAGGTCATGCAGCTGTGAGTGATGGAACTCAGTTTGTTGACTAGAGTCCTCTTCTGGTCCATAACATCACCACACCataagaaaggggagtgtgagtAATTTGTTTGTAGTCTGATCTGCTGACATGATTACATCCTAATAATTATCATAGATACTAAACAGTCTTCTAGAAGCCTGTTCCAAGGCTATTGAAAAGATGTTATTTACATCCATCAGAGGGCTGGTCTAGGTCTCCAGCCATTTATCTTCCACTGTTGCTAACAGGATGGCTCACAAAAAGCCTAATTCAACCTCTGTCATTTCAAAAGGAAGCAGCATATTAATTAGAACTATTGTAGAAATTGGGAACAAGGACAAGAAGATGGGCTAGGTGGGCTACTTGGGAtcctgaaaacagagaaaaaatgaCTAAGTCTCTGGCAATATGGTGCTCTACTCGGAGGAAACTGAGATGTCTGGGATGCACACACAGCTCTACCAAGGGCTGGGACCTTGGGACTCACTGTGCAGATGCCACTTCCAGGTTCCACCCACAGTGACTCCCTTAGGAGCCAGGGATGGAAGAAGACTGACTCTGTGGCTTCTATACGGTGGCAAATCTCAGgagaccaaaatgaaaagagggaTGTGTTTTGGCCTTTTGCCTGATTATAACAAGAGGTTCTGACTTCTCACTTCACAGTTATTAAAGGCCATCTCTTGCTATCAGCTTCAGAGCAACTGGAGGCCTGAGGGAACATTACCTTTAGAAAGCTCCTGGATGTGGATCTGAGGCCCTGGCCTCATCCCAGAGGGACCAGCCCATTGGGCATGAAGGAGTCTCTTGAAATGAGAAATTACCTTGAACACCCTTTCTAGGCCTTGTTATTTCAGATTATAAACCtgagagagaaggaaacaaaCATCTGCTGTGTCCCTGAAAAGGTATCATTTAACCCCTGATTTccaaagtgagaggacagaaggCTCCCTGAGTGTTAGCAGAGGGCTCAGCACTGTAAATATGCTTCTTTGATTACTTCACTGTCGCTGAGAGCTACACTTAGAAGGATTGACTGGAAAGTGAGTAATGCCATTATGTGAATATAAAATCTATTTCCTGTatgaaaggagggagagagagatttcaTGAGCATTGTTTATGAACTGTACTCTTTTGGCCTTTATATGAGCAGCAATATTGGGAGaaagatttattttccttttaaattttttaaaatatttttaaaaacataatctgctttttttttccatttaagaaGCACATTAGTACTTTGGACCATGAATAGTCTCTTCTTCATCCTATTCTCTGTATCCCAAATTTCTGATGAGTTTTCAATTTATTCACTTCTCTCTTTTGAAATGATGGCAGGTGATTTGGGTCTCTTCTGAACAAAAACTTTTAGCAAAAATGGTACTGGGAGGATTGGACACCCAAATAGCCCCCTGTGATGAAGGTAAGCAAAGATTTAAGAGCCCCTCCAACTTCTAGCCTCCAGCTCTGAGGCCTGTAATAGTCCATAACAGACTGTGGACTATAAGCCCATTTACTGGACCTAAACATCATCCTTGTGTGATATAGTAGAAAGAAAATTGGACCTGAAGTCAGTGCCAGAGTTATCTTAGGCCTCAACTACTTATTATAATGTGAGCCATAAAACACTTAgagccagttttctcatctgtaaaaagtcTTAAGTCGTTTTCTCTATTAATCTCTCCCTTAGGGATATAGGGCCTACAGAATATCCTCAGGGACAATCTCACAGTTTTCATATGCAGACACCCCAATGTTTTCACAATTCCTCATGATGTAACTAAGACCAGTCTGGAACATTTAATTGAGGCTTTATTTCTTTAGAGGAGTTACAATGTGAAAGACAATAAGAATGTCATAAAACTAGAGAATATCTTAGGGGATATAACTTGTTGCTCTTCAAGCTCACATTGCCTACCCCATTTTGGTTTCTGTCTTGCATTCATATTGTGAATACTGTCTTAATACCATTCCAGAACTCATTTCTAATCTTCAGCCTTACTTTAGATCTCAAACCAGATTTCTGGCAATACTGCTTGAGCACCTAGATCTAGCCATATCTGAAGTACAAACTTTTTAATTACAAGAGCATATGTCCTTGCTTTGGTTAAGCATGTTTATGTTTCACTTGTTTATAGCCAAGTTAGTTAAAGcacgtgttcatttttgtatCTTCTGCAGAGCCTAACACAGGCTATCATCTGTTGAATAAGTGCCTCAGTTATTAATCATACCACTACTTGGGAGTTAAAATACATGTTCTTTCTATGACATAAAATTTAAGGGTgaattttcttctgcctgctacttctgtagcttttcttcttcctacctaatcacaacctttaaatagaactcgtgccacatgtcgaatttaccgagtatcataattcttccaagtggtaaagacacctcaagacaaatgctgggcatagaagccacagggcataaatatgcaaagaagtaaaaagctaaccttttcaaacgataaggcttccctctcacttaccaacttaacatttccctgtatggccccggaagatgactggttagccagagacgggtaagattcctcaagggaggaacaacctaagacaggcacagtcgcagggggccatctggtgagaaaatggggagcagcagaggtgaggcttagaacctcccccctcatgttctgagagaaatcttctgcatacatggatgttttattgccctggtctagcttggattaacacatagtctacaggcacacacctgatcatctacatttgctctcttacaacactaaactctgtttcctacctttatctcgtatctacctaccacttcagcattttattaaaaataataataatagagaaatgtggtatccacatataaatcaggtttaaaaatcaaatgagtattcatatttgaactgactgtttatagttcataatgcattaacaaaaccgaaagcttctgtgatgactgcccttgcactgttcaccatgtaacttattcactatgtaagaatttgtactccatgtaagaatttgttcgttatgcatcagaagattggagactgacgaaaattgggcttggggtggattaatgattgtgcattgagtattgaccccctatacagagatttgttgtggttaacaactatttgatcaataaatatgagagatgccctcacaatatatatatataaacacacttccaattgtagaataaataagtaaccgggatgtaatgtatagcataaggaatatagtcaaaatattgtaacaacttggtatggtgatacctgttacctagaaatatcatgtatataaatgttgagtcgctgtgttgtacacctgaaactaatgtaatgcaattctgttgtcaactacccttcaataaaaaaaaaaaaaaaaaaaaaaaatttaagggtGAAATGAGTAGAGAAAACTTTCTCTTAGTCTATTGCTCTGTTCCCTgagaaaacatttctaaaataagGACCAAAAGTaggattaaatatattttgtcatttattagaCTTAAATTCATTACAAAATTGACTCACatataattagaaatattttaaatcacaAATTGTAACCCTTTAAAATATTAAGTGTTAAATTATACTTTACATTTATAGAATATCCCATGTAAGAATTATAATCAGATGTCTGGTTATGTTTGTATAAAAAAAATGTAGATAAAAATATGACAAATATGTTAAGAAATATATTCACCTCATATTTGTAGTGTGTAAACCAGTTTTATTTggtttcatgaaaaataaaaagtggtgAATTTGGTATTTACTTATATGAATCTTATGGTAAactgaaatgtaaaattgtgtatCTTTATAGGCAAGAAGTAAACTTATAAAAAATTACCACTGGATATAATAAATCTGTACTTTCCTCTACACCTGTGATATAGATCCACTGTTGAATTATTTatcacacttttaaaaaatttctgttttcttaacaTGGATAAAATAAGCAGTTCTTCCCACTGATTCACATagtttttttcttccaattttctaaaattatagtTTAACATTACTGCAGTTTTAAATAATCCCATTCATTAATTGTTATTTTCATAAGTGAAGTTTCCCAATCGTCCTTATCTTCTACATACTAGTGAGATTCAAGTATGATTTATTTTCAGATTATCAGAGAGCATTGGAAATactatcaaattttaaaaactgatactGAATTCTAATTTTTATGGGATGTTATGCAAGAGAGTGTTGTACCCACAAAACACTTGAGTCTTTAGGCCACTTAACACCCAAAAGCCTCATTATGTATCCTGGATAAGGGAATGAACCATTAAACTCTAAATGCTGAAGATACTGGTCTGTCCATATACATTATACAACAAAGGGGCAAATCAACAGGATCATGGTCAAAACCTAGGAGAAGAAAATCCATTATTAAATGTCATATGCAATATAAAATattcatcagaatcacagaagcatttagtttttatttctcactttatATTAGAATATTAACTGTGGTTTACTGAAGGAGCATGGTAAAACCATAAAAGTTAGATAAACTCAGGTGAGAGAAATTTCCAATTTCTCAAACATCAACAAATAATTTTCTATACATGATTCAAATGAATATCAAATGTCTGTAGGAATGTttgaaagaagatgtggtaatttTCTTCTATACTACCATCCATGATATAAACTAGAGCACCTGATCATAATTTACCATGTGTGCTGTAGTATCTTTAAACAAAGTGGAGCTCAGGTTTCATTTAAAAGCTATTACAATTCATGTGGCTTTGTTTATATACCAAATGAATCGTGGCAAGCCTGGGTGTTTCATCATGGTCCATAACACAGGAAAAGGCACatcaaaatgtgaaataaatatttgttgactgaccGATTTTGTTTCACAGTTTGATCATTTagactttcaaaataattatgttgCTTTATTGATTCCTAGGGTATTAAAATACTATAAATTCTAATTCATAAGttggttattttaaaaagagattgaTTTCACCCACCTGGGGCACAGATACTAAATTTAAAAGTACAGATACACAGAATTTAAAAggcacttttttcattttttctttgtttttgtttttttttcttttttttagcaaATAGAGCATGTTCTCTTTTCctaaagtcatgaaaatattcttGAGAATAGTATTAGTTACTATCTTGTATTCCCTTTCAAAGATTATAAAGAAAACTGGGTGGTGACAAAACCTTATAAAACAGAGTATTTGCTCACATcaccaaaataaagcaaaatccaAACAGCAACAGCAACAGAAGGGATGTCTTCTTACAAAGAATCCCAAATGGCCATGCTGTCAGGCACTGATTGCACAAGGTGGATGACTGAGggggggaaaagagaaaaacaggaaagaggCTCAACATGGTGGATTGTATCATTAACTGTTATTTAGTCCCCAGAGACCTGGGTGCACATCTTTGATATGTACATTATTCTGGAAGGACAGGGTGCTTGTGGCATTAGTAAGGAAGAGAACTAGCATGAGCActaagaatacatttttttatttagaaaaagagaaattgttGATGTCAATATTTGCATTAATTCTATGCatactcatttaaaaattaatttatgtctCTATTTGTTAGATGCCACTTACTCTCACACAGACTGAATTGGCCTGCAAAATGGGCTCGTGCCAGAAAAAAGAATACTGGGATCAGGCCAATGACTTCTGGTGTTGACTACAAAtagcacacatttttaaaaattgtgtatgAAGTTCACCCAACATAtctgcaatgcctatcaaaactAGAGAGAACAGTGGCCTGGGATGGCAGTGTTAGGGTAAAGGGGACACATCCAACCTCAAGTCATGGGATATTAGTGATTATCTAGTCCAACTTCTGTGATCTGCAGCTGGGAGACCTGAATCTTCACGCTGGGGAAGCAGTGTTACCAAGGTCATGGCAGGTGAGTGGCTGTCTCATGAGGGTGGCCACCGTGCCTAACTTGCTCACATTTTCTCACCACCCCATAGCACAATGTCTGGTAGCTGGCACATGTTCTACAAATATTTTGGGTGCATCAATGATGATgaaatgaatatatgaatgacTGAGTGAGTGAGGCAGTGGCAGAGCTAGGCTAGACTATACTTTCAGCAATAAAAATTAGTCAGAATCTGAGTTTTGTTACACAAGCACCTCAAAAATATTCTTGTCTGAGCCATGATGGCTAAAGAGCCACTGCCAGGTGCCCACAGAAGCTGATATTCCATGGGGGGCATTTCAAAGTAGTTTTCATCTTTTAATTTATCAGTGGCATTGCTCACCAGCAGTTACAGATGTTTGGAGAGGCTCTTTGTCAATCCAGCATGGGGCCCCCGGCTTACTGAGCTGCACATCATACTGCGCACATTTACATCATGCCTTCAGGAATGGTGATGGCAAAGACACTTGTTTCTACCCCACCCCCAGCTATTTGAATGCTCAGCAACAGGCACTCGGAGTAATAATAACACTCATTTTAAAGGCAGTTTTCAGAAATGAAGAGGAGCAGGAGAGGGATAAAAGTGAAAGGGTGAAGGCTATGAACGTTAAACTGCTtgatgaaagaagaaaagctgttaGACACATTACCATTGGAACAGCACAGGTAGGTCTCAAAGGAATATTCAGGCAATtggaaaatatcttttcaagtaTAGGGCAAAGGGAGGAAGTCAACAGCAGGTATTGCTGTGTAAACAAGTCAAATCTAGGTGAAAGAAGAGTAGGCATGTTTCATTATGGATTCTTGGAAGCTATTCTCTGCAGATTGAAGTGGGTCATGGAGAGTGACATTTAAAGTGGCAGGACACAGTCTGGGCAATAGCTTCCATATCCCACACAGTCAGGTTCAAGGGCAAGAGAGGCCTTTGTAAACAGAGTGCATGGCAGTCCTGTGTGACAGATGAGAGGTCACTAAGACTGCTTAGGGACCCAGGTAAACTTCCAGCCTCCCTCCTCATCTCGACGAACAAAGGCTTGTCCCTGGTGGAAGGAATGAGTTTTCACATTACAGTGAGGGCTCAGGGAGGTGGAAAAGGCCATCTCCGTCTTATTGGGGGACACATCAGCAGTATAGTAAGGAAGAGTCTGCAGCCCTCCTGCGGGATTTGCAGGTTGAGAAAAGAAGTGAGAATCTTTCCTGTGCCTGGCAGTGCTGTTAGAGAGGGTTGTTCTGTCACCCACATAGTCCATCTGCAGATCCTCCCGGGGGACATTTTCATAATCCACCACATTGTCCGGAACCTGGGGAAATGTGCTGGCGATCCTTCTGGGATGGGAAGGCAGGGCACTGTAGTTAGCTGGGAAGGTGTCATCAATGGTGTTGAGGTCTTTTAACCCAAGCGTCTGAAGAACCCAGGGATCCACAGGGGGCCCAGGTTGTTCTTCACAAGTGGCAAATTCTCTAGAGAGGTTCCTCCTGGCATTTTTGCGATGGGGGGTCTCTGGAGGAACATACCTTTGCTCTCTCGGtttcctcttccccttcctgAATTTCCCACATGCTTTGGAGAGCTCATCAGCTGACAACAATTTCTGGAGaagtaatatttgaaaatatacagTCAGATAATCAACCAAGATCATTTTCTTTACTCTTTCTAATTACAACTCCTTCAAATATTTACTAGTCACTGAAATTCCTGAAAAAACTTGattaaatttctatttctctaCCATGCATACTGATTAGATTAACTTATGTTTCTAAATTAAGATCCATGATGAAAATTTACCACCTAGAAGCTCCAATTCATATTTTTTACTggtcatttaaaaattgaaaagaagaaatgatGCCTTTAAAATTTCAATTGAAGGAAGTAATTGTTGTTATAATGGCAATAATAGCAACTATCGTGTATTGAACACTGGTTACATGCACAGTCTCATTTTATATAGGCAGTATTAAAATCCCCtttaatgaggaaactgaagtccagGCATATCAGTAACTTGCTAAGGATCATGCAGCCAAGATTGAAACCTAAGCTATCTTAACCTAGACAGAACTGCTGGAAACACTAACACTGcttctgatttctttcacttccAGATTGCATCCTATGTGAGatgtattatattatttttaatcttgcaaaatcaagaatgagagaaaaagtgCTGAGTTACTATCATCTACTAACTTAATAACTCCTTTAGTTGTGGAATGGTGGAGATTTACGAGCTCAGGCTAATAAATGTGAGAAGTGTTCCCTTTTTTAACAAAGCTAACCGAGTTGTAAAAGAATCAAGTATGGTATCCATTCTTCTCTGAACTGATACGACTCATAAGAGTAGTAAGAAGCATCATCAATTTTGATTAAATGATACCAAATAATGTAGCATGTCAAGAAGGTGAAGATTCATGATAGAAGCAATAATGAAAACCGAAGGCAAATAGacaacaaaagaaatacaaaacccAAAGTAAGGAAGAACAAAAAGGGACTATGGGAAAACTATTTATCTGTGATTAGAAATAGTTCATTTTATAACTATAAGAAAAGATGTTCATTAAAAGATAATGTGATTGGTGATATTTGATTGCCAGTCAAGAGACCTAGGTTCCAGCCATATTCATAACATTTTAGAGCTGAGGAGactcttaaaagattttttagCTCATCCATTTACAAATGAAGGCAACCGAGGCCCTTGGTGAGGGAGTGATTTACCAAAAGTCAAACAGGTAATTAAAAGAACCGAGTATCTCTGAGATCTGATTCCCATTCCAGTGTTCCACCTATCTAACTCTGTTTGATTAACCTCTGTTGTTTCAGCAATTCCCTTGACTGGCTTTTGATTCTTAAGGAACTCTCGTTAAAATATACAGTAAAATCTGCAATTGAGATACTTCCAGGAAACCATATGTAAAAATTCTTGCAAATATGCTGTATTGCTGTATGTATTACCTTTAGAAAAATCCACCCATCTTCTAAATGCACTCGAAGCTGTGTTTTTTAGTACACTTCTTAGAGTTAATCAAGGAGTTCTACCCAAATGGTCTGTTTTCTCAAATCACAGTTCTGTCCTTACAAAGGGGAGAGTTACATACCTTGGCCTTTTCCTCAAGACATTTAACCAAAGCAGAGTTCAAGTATTGTCTGAGATGATGATTCTCTTCATGTAACCTAGCAAGTTCTTCCTCCTTCTGCACCAGAGTATCTTGGAGCTACAAAAAGCAGACAATGGTGAAGGCTGCTCTACTATGTTGACTTTGTAACCTTATAATAATGCCACTGATCCCTAACCTGCttaaactttattattattttgcttgttttatgAACTCAACCTCAGGGAGCCCTCCTCCTCAGAGGCCTAAATTCAATCTACACCCACCTACCACCTGATTGTTCAGTTTTGTGCTCTGGATTTTTTATTCTTTGCTGAGTGTTTGAAGAGATTATACGGCCTTTAAGATTGTAACCACAAGGGAATCGGGAAGGTATGTAGGAAAATGAGCTGCATGCAACTgtttaaatacagaaaaagggGTTTTGAAAGGTTTTGTTGCATTCTTTccttgcacattaaaaaaaagaagaaaaaaaaaagaggtgggtTGGCTCCTTGCAGCCTCAGACTGATGTGTTTGTACATCCACTAGATTAAATTACTCTCTCAGGaataacaacaaacaaaacatgGAAAATGAAGCAATCTTTGCAAAAACCTTTTATAATCATCATCCCTTCTCCAAGTGATGAGCTGTGGCTTATGGTTTAAAACTACTATCACACTCATATTATTTGATCTTTCCAAAAACGCTTTGAGGAAAGCAGTGCAAATATTCCCATTTCATAGGCAAGGAACAAGGATTCAAGAGGTCACACAACTAAAATGTATAAAGTCTTCCTTCCTTGAGGGTTTTGGTGGTTgttttctttagagttttctttattttcctcaatgTGACATTGGTCACCTAACTTTAATCACTCTGTGAACATATATCCACTTCAATTCTCAACTTTAAGTCACCATAtgaatttaacaaagaaaaagaagcaatGTGGTATTAAGGGATGACATTAAGAATGGACTGCATggtgatgatatgggtgaatgtagtaatcacaatgttgctcatgtgaaaccttcataagattgtatatcaatgataccttaatttaaaaaatggactgcATGGAACATGGCCAGTCTCAATGTTCTGATGATCTACACATACCTGCTTGTTTCTGTAGAGCTGAGAGGAAAGCTGAGCCTCTTCCCACGAGCATGTGTTAGGAACAGGGAAACTTGAGTCACTGGATGATTCTATGTGAAAACCCCAAATGGATAACTGAGAAAACACACTTGCTGTTTTCTGTGTAATAAAAAAACTTACAGTTTTTGTGTAATAAAGAAGTTATTGAAGGATTTCAGGAAGCTTAATGGGCTTGATTACCTTTCTAAAAAGAGCTAATGCATCCacacaggaaaacaaaatatttaaagatttcaAGGGGCAATAattctatgaaagaaaaatatttatggacTATTTGCCAGTGTGATTACACTTGAAATTTTTAGGAGCTAAGAGGTCACATTCCTCCTCCCTAATATATACATTCCTGCTTGCTAAACTTATGAAGACTTTCCCATCTGTGTTATAGACTCATTCCAATATTTATTGATCCTCCTTTCCCCTACTATGCATAACATTGCAATTCCACTATATTTTCCAAGTTTATATCTTATTTCCTAAGCTTTAGTGCTTGATAATATAGTGTTTGGCTCTAGAATCAAATCCTGTTTTTGATGCTACCATTTTTCCCCAGATGAAAATCTCAGCTCATCTGCCTGTCAGTTAAATGTGATGGGCAGTATTTATTCAGAATTTTATATAGTAGTACTtcctactttaaaataatttggacCTTGCTTCTCTGCAGAGCTTGATGAAAATCTCAAAACTGCATCCCAAACTAATATATTTCAAATGTCACCATATGTATGTCTCTTATACtttttcagagttttttttttatatttgacaGCAAATGACACCTTCCAAAAAAATACGCTGAATTGTTTTACTTACTTTTCCCCATTTAGTACAGGTCTGACTCTGTTCCTCCTCTACTTAAACTgaaattttactgttttttttttttattaaactcgAATAATAGGTAAAGAGACAGGAATAAAATTGCATACACTGGTTTCAGAATCTTGGGCattgttttctctgttgtttgtggTAGAAAGCTAAAATTCAACAACTTCCTTCCTGACATGTAAGTGTGTTTCAGTGTTTGGGGGCTGAAGTGTCTGAGTTTTTCCAGAAGGTTGAGTGTTAATACAgaagttcttttaatatttataaatactgcTTACTAAGCTCCAGGTCAAAATTAATATGTCATTTTTCTGTCAATGTTCTATTCCCCTCCAAAGTGGAAATTTTGTGCAGAAAGGATTAacttttttctatatataagacaCTGTTCTTAGAATTTCCTCCATGAAATAAAAGATTGTTAGTATTTCCTCTTGTTCTTCTCTCATACCCTAGGAAACTTTCCTGAATTCTAAAAGAAATACTCCAACTGGTATCTTGACTCTAACAGCATCCCACTAGTACTGTTATAAAAGCTTTGCCTAAACTCCAAACTTCCTCAGTGAGCTGGAAATCTCCAAGAATTGTAAAGTgtaggaaaaaatacatattatccAGAGGACAAGGGAAAGAATCCCATTATCActattttccaagt is part of the Manis pentadactyla isolate mManPen7 chromosome 1, mManPen7.hap1, whole genome shotgun sequence genome and harbors:
- the GMNC gene encoding geminin coiled-coil domain-containing protein 1, which produces MESSGLNTSYHPEVASFIAGMDQPFESIAEVPVCKNYAPFSKMHFTLIAARLPEGRVRASTGPPPRAAWPPRASSGRSPFAPSAAARTPPAPDAPRAGFEAVLRTRRRGAAGPASDPPPGSTRRSQVSERRSPRVPNTVLPCQDQYFVGGQSYNCPYSTTTSESSVDVSTETWVSFWAAGLLDNRKPQQAPQAQESSSDSSFPVPNTCSWEEAQLSSQLYRNKQLQDTLVQKEEELARLHEENHHLRQYLNSALVKCLEEKAKKLLSADELSKACGKFRKGKRKPREQRYVPPETPHRKNARRNLSREFATCEEQPGPPVDPWVLQTLGLKDLNTIDDTFPANYSALPSHPRRIASTFPQVPDNVVDYENVPREDLQMDYVGDRTTLSNSTARHRKDSHFFSQPANPAGGLQTLPYYTADVSPNKTEMAFSTSLSPHCNVKTHSFHQGQAFVRRDEEGGWKFTWVPKQS